In Suncus etruscus isolate mSunEtr1 chromosome 9, mSunEtr1.pri.cur, whole genome shotgun sequence, the genomic window ccgggtgtgacccaaaaaccaaaaaaaaaattgctcccaAAAGTCTAGTATCAATCTACTGCCATGTTTGATCCTTAAAACTTCAATTTATGAGTCAAAAGCAAAATCATATGCCTTTTCACTGATTATAATATATGAGAGACATTATTGAAACAAGCTGCTACACTATTGGAGGTTTTAAGCATCCTCCAGAATGCTTCAAAAAGAATGTCAAATAGGACTTTGGGGAAAACGGATGCCAAATGACTAAAATTTGAGTAAATGTATCTTTTCCTAAGAGCTCATTTTCCATGACTTTCAAAATATCCTAGTTTCCTGatcttctttcttctcattttatgGCTTAATAGCCTAATGGctcatctctatttcttttcattCTGTCTTCCCCATTGTCTTGTCATTCTATTACACCTTTCTTCTGACTCTACCTTGTCCACTTCTCTGCTTTTCCTTGTAGTGCCCCTAACCTCCTTGTCTATAGTGCCTTCATCCTCAAGCTTTTTTTCACTAGAAGCCTCCTTTTGTGACTCTTTTCCCGCAATGgaatatttttcctcttctttctgtcCATTATTCAAACTGGTTTTGACATAAAATGAGTTCCCACTCTTGAATGTCTTTTCATTTGAATGATTCATCTTAAATGATATGTCACTCATCCGAACTCCATTTACCAGATTATTCAATGTTTTGTCATACAGAAAGAATTCCAAGTCCCATGTCCCTTTATGCTTCATAGATTCCATTTgttctttaaaatgcttcaaatctCGCTTTATcgatgaagaaattttaaaacaaagcttTAGTTCCAAGTTTGAGGAGCTTTCTCTTTTTGATATGTCCAATAAAAAGTGCATACTGAGGGTCATCTCATTCCCTGTCTGCCCATCATCATGCAACAGCTTACTTACTTCCTTAAGAGACTCTTTCCCCTGCTGGTCCTCTTTTAGTAGGTAGGAAATGGCattaaaaaattcctggaaaataATGTGGCGGAAGCTATAGAACTTCTTGAGGTCCAGTCCTTCTTGGTAATTACTGCTATATAGAAAAGGAGCCAGACTGGGCCCATCTAAATCATATTTTTCCAGGTCAGTCTCATTAAACATAAACCTCTGATTCTGTATTCCTTTTGCTGCCAGGGAACACAAACCCTTCAGAACTTTGTTCCGTGTAAGTTCTGAACAGTCCGCACTGTCACTTGGTGGAAGATAAGTGGAGACATAAGCCATGAATATGTCAGTGTCATTATTGGGAATTTCTGAAATCTTTCTGCCTCTCTCCATCTGCCCTTTTAGCCAGGAACAAATCACCCAACAAATGACTGGAACTTGACATGCTTTGTAGAGAACCTCATTTTCTTGTACAATCTCAAAGGCATTTTTGGCTTgctcctcatctgtaaaatatgatttaaaatacttCCTTCTCTCATCCTCAGAAAAGCCTAGGATATGGACATAACGTGGATGCTTCAGAACAGATTCCAGACTTTGCAAAGCCAAGGGCCGAGTGGTAATGAGAAGAGAAGATTCAGGCAGTATGTCTCTTTTAATTAGAAGGTACAGCACAGACTCCATGGGACTCCTTGCTTTCCTCTGCAAGCCCTTTGCAAAGGACCTCTGCAGCTCATCAAAGCCATCCAGGATAAACAGAAGCCGCTCTGGCTGTTTCTGAATCTCTGAGACTGGAGCTTCACTATCCCCACAGCACCAAAAGAGTAAGTGATCCAGGTGGCTCTTCTGTAACAGGACCACTTCTTTGCAACTCACATAGAAGACATAATCAAATTGGTCTGAGTACAGGTTGCCAGAGGCCCAATCCAGCAACATTTTCTTGACAAGTGTTGTCTTTCCAGTACCAGCATTCCCTTGTAGTACCACAAGGGGTGGCGTTTTGGAAGAATTTTCTCTTGGATCAAATAGAGACTCCACTGTGACAGAATCCAGCTCTTGCTCTAGGAGAGGGCAAGCCGGTGATTCTGAGCTTCCTGAGCTGGGGTTGGCCACCAGCAACAGCTGGTTATAGCTGCTGTTCACTCCTCCTTCTTGACTTGCCTCCAGACTGCACACATACTCTCGGTATATTTTTCTGTAATCTGAGTTAGATAAACAAACGAGGTGTCAATGAGATGGGAATTTAGTAAGTCATTCAAACTCTGAACATGGCATTTCACTCTCATCTTCTATGCTCTCTAACCTTCTACATCCCTGAAGATTCTACTTCTTGCTTCCTAGGGAAAGTCCACTgtacatgtgtgtacatgcacTTGTGCACATCTGCATTCATGGAGTGGGTGTGAATTTCTAGATGCTTATGTCTGGATTTGTGAGGTGCTGAGTGAATGTTCATGTTCATGCAAGTGCTTATGGAAGCTCGTTTTTGTGTAGTGAAGGAATGTTGTGCCAGGATGTATCAATAATTTTAGGTTTGTAAAACTACATATTAAGCAGTCTGGTATGAGAGTCTGAGTGCTTTGTGTGAAATGTTCCCATTTGAAATTAGCAATGACAGATTAATGAGGAAAGAATGAGAAGGTTGGTGAAGTAAGAGAAAGGTGGGCCCAGGAACTAAAAgtggggtaatttctgagccagcaCAATCCCCCATTTCTGAGCAAAACTTTTTGTACTCTCCACTTCTTAGACACTTCAGCAAGAACAAAAACTAGGACAGGTCATGAAAAATGGCTGTGGTCTCACCATAAAGAAACCCCCACATTTGTCCCAGTCCTCCACAAGACAGTTGTAGAGTCCTTCGGCTGGAGGATACTTGGACTCTGGGGCACAGGAGTACCTGGGCAAGGACAGAGAGCTGGAGTGACAAAAGTCAGAAGCAACAGCCTGTAGAAGCCTCTGGAAATATCATAGGGAAGGTAGAATACAGACTTCCCCCTACCCCATTTCACTCACCAGACAGACAAAAGGGATTGAGCATTTCCACGAGTTCCATAAGGCTCATGACCTTCAGGATTTTGAGCACTACTTTTACAGCCTCATAATCTCCATAGATTAAACTCAGCTGGGAAGCCAGATCTACTGCACTCAGCCTCTCCAATTCTCCTCTGGTCAACCGGCATTGGTTCCCCAGCAAGCTTCTGTCCTGTAAATAGAACTTCAATATCTTGAAGGTATTCTCTTCGAGTTGATTCAAGGTCCACAGGATTGCCTCACGGCGGCTCCCTGTGAAAACCTTGGCCATGACGAACAGTTTAGACTTGAATTGAAGGAACAGGTAGAGGAGAGCCTGGAGTGAAGAGAGATGAGCTACAGGGGCTAGAGCAGACTAAAGGCCACCCAGCCCACCTGGTGCTCTGATATTCAGCAAGAACAAGCCACTGAGCTTTGGCCAGGAGAGATGAGATGGGAGCAAAGTCCAAGCACAAATAAAATGGCAGAGGAATTTTCTTAGTCCCTCCCTCCATGCCTCTGATAGATGATACATGTCATTACTGGTATTCAGAAATAACAAGGAAGGTATTTGGGTGTGTATGGCTCTCTATCTTTcaatctctctcctccttctcttctttcatgTCCCAAATATGTTTTTAGAACCTATAAGCTTCCTTAAACACTTTGGGTTAGGGgacaaaatacatttatatttttctgcatACTTTGAAGTGACACAAGGACAGAGGTGGTTTTGATCACTTTGTTTGTGATTAATGTGTAGTAACTTTGTTCATCAAAGCTATGAAAATTAATGCTACTAAAATTATATTACCTAAAGTAGAATAAAGTAATTACAAAAAAGTGATCCTGTGGTTGTAAATAGTGAAAGAGCACATATTTCAAATTTCATATATATGATGCTatgaatttgatcctcagcacaacAAAATTTATTATACTGGGCCTCCTCTTGTGTGAATGTATAGAGCTGATACATACTATGGATCACTAAAATATAGCAAAAa contains:
- the NLRP10 gene encoding NACHT, LRR and PYD domains-containing protein 10 → MAKVFTGSRREAILWTLNQLEENTFKILKFYLQDRSLLGNQCRLTRGELERLSAVDLASQLSLIYGDYEAVKVVLKILKVMSLMELVEMLNPFCLSDYRKIYREYVCSLEASQEGGVNSSYNQLLLVANPSSGSSESPACPLLEQELDSVTVESLFDPRENSSKTPPLVVLQGNAGTGKTTLVKKMLLDWASGNLYSDQFDYVFYVSCKEVVLLQKSHLDHLLFWCCGDSEAPVSEIQKQPERLLFILDGFDELQRSFAKGLQRKARSPMESVLYLLIKRDILPESSLLITTRPLALQSLESVLKHPRYVHILGFSEDERRKYFKSYFTDEEQAKNAFEIVQENEVLYKACQVPVICWVICSWLKGQMERGRKISEIPNNDTDIFMAYVSTYLPPSDSADCSELTRNKVLKGLCSLAAKGIQNQRFMFNETDLEKYDLDGPSLAPFLYSSNYQEGLDLKKFYSFRHIIFQEFFNAISYLLKEDQQGKESLKEVSKLLHDDGQTGNEMTLSMHFLLDISKRESSSNLELKLCFKISSSIKRDLKHFKEQMESMKHKGTWDLEFFLYDKTLNNLVNGVRMSDISFKMNHSNEKTFKSGNSFYVKTSLNNGQKEEEKYSIAGKESQKEASSEKKLEDEGTIDKEVRGTTRKSREVDKVESEERCNRMTRQWGRQNEKK